CGTCAGGGCCGGAACTCCATGTGCAGGCGCGGCAGAACGCGGTCCGGCACGCTGGCCGATGGTACTTCGCCAGCCAGCATCGCCCCCATCCGACGGTAGAACCCCGCCGCGCCAGGATCGGCCACGATGATCAACCGCCGCGCCCCGCCAGCCCGGACATGGGCGCAGGCCCAGTCGAACAATGCCCGCCCCACACCGCGCCCCATAGCGTCGGGATCGACGAAGCAACG
This genomic window from Pseudooceanicola aestuarii contains:
- a CDS encoding GNAT family N-acetyltransferase, whose protein sequence is MHLRRPQVHEAAALTALCLRSKAHWGYDASMMARFREELRVTPDDLARWPARLAEAQGVLLGFAQISLSGDMAELERCFVDPDAMGRGVGRALFDWACAHVRAGGARRLIIVADPGAAGFYRRMGAMLAGEVPSASVPDRVLPRLHMEFRP